The sequence below is a genomic window from Ciceribacter thiooxidans.
TCGTCAACAACGCCGCCTTCCAGGTGCACTCGAAGACGATCGAGGATCTCTCGATCGAGCACTTCGACATGACGATCAAGACGAACCTCTACGGCTACTTCTACATGGCCAAGGCGGCCGCACCGCATCTCAAGGAAGGCTCCTCGATCATCAATACGGGCTCCGTCGTGGGACTTATGGGAAGTGCCGCACTTCTCGACTATTCCATGACAAAGGGCGGAATACATTCTTTCACGCGTGCCCTCGCCTCCAACCTGGTAAGTCGGGGCATACGCGTCAACGCGGTGGCTCCCGGTCCGGTCTGGACACCGCTCAACCCGTCCGACAAGCAGGCCGAACAGGTTTCGCAGTTCGGCTCCAAAGTGCCGATGAAACGGTAATCCTCCCCGTTTTAACGGGGTTCAGCGGTAGAATTCACGCGGCCATTTTCAGTTTCTGAGCGGGTGTGATGCCGCCAATGCCCATGTTGGGCCGTTCGTGGTTATATGTCCAAAGCCACTCTGTGGCGATCTCTTGCACCTCCGTTATGCTGTCAAAAATATACAGATCAAGCCATTCGTGCCGGACCGTTCGATTGTAGCGCTCGACATAGGCGTTCTGCTGCGGCTTGCCGGGCTGGATGTAATTCAATGCGATTCCCTGTGTTTCTGCCCATTCGATGAGCGTCGAACTGACATATTCCGGGCCGTTATCAACCCTGATCGACAGCGGCTTTCCCCGCCATTCGATGATCTGGTTGAGACTGCGCACGACCCGTTCGGCGGGTAGCGAGAAGTCGACCTCGATGCCCAGACCTTCACGGTTGAAGTCATCCAGCACATTCAAGAGCCTGAACTGGCGGCCGTCTGCCAGGCGGTCCGCCATGAAGTCCATCGACCAGACCATATTCGGCGCATCCGGCACCGCCAGTTCATCCGGCTTCTCCCGCTTCAACCGCCGACGAGGCTTGATCCTGAGGTTCAGTTCAAGCTCCCGGTAGATGCGGTAGACACGCTTATGGTTCCAGCGATGTCCCTGGACATTGCGCAGGTGAAGGTAGCACAGGCCGAAACCCCACGTCTTCTTCACCTTCACAAGCCCAAGCAACAGATCGGCGATCCGTTCGTTGTCGGCATTGCGCTGAGGGCTATACCGATAACAGGTCTCGCTGACGCCAAACGTCCTGCATGCCAGCGCTATGCTCACACCGCCTTGCGCCACTGCTTTCTCGGCCAGCTCCCGGCGCTGAGATGGCCGCGTTATTTTTTTCCG
It includes:
- a CDS encoding IS3 family transposase (programmed frameshift) translates to MKKSRFSEAQIMAVLRQAEGGMPVPDLCREHGISTASFYKWRAKYGGMDASMMSQMKALEEENRRLKRMYADLSMQADLLKEALGKKLTRPSQRRELAEKAVAQGGVSIALACRTFGVSETCYRYSPQRNADNERIADLLLGLVKVKKTWGFGLCYLHLRNVQGHRWNHKRVYRIYRELELNLRIKPRRRLKREKPDELAVPDAPNMVWSMDFMADRLADGRQFRLLNVLDDFNREGLGIEVDFSLPAERVVRSLNQIIEWRGKPLSIRVDNGPEYVSSTLIEWAETQGIALNYIQPGKPQQNAYVERYNRTVRHEWLDLYIFDSITEVQEIATEWLWTYNHERPNMGIGGITPAQKLKMAA